Proteins found in one Blastocatellia bacterium genomic segment:
- a CDS encoding cobaltochelatase subunit CobN — MNQRDQFVETLYEKLLEIEGRLIPTGLHVVGRAPAGNNLVDILCAVASFDRPELQIRSLHALVAAGLGLDAPFEGTPKSESRNPKPSSREIPSPNLEIPNVSDLGFRASNFPPRGQQVEALVKAGISQFLAMPADDSAVRSAVEFFRREASVPPEQSVRVFQLLQRIRVHLVANRELDALVAALRGEYIEPGPGADIVQNPDILPTGRNTYAVNPYSVPSPWAFQKSEAVVTTLLERFRREQGRFPQTIAMVLWGMDNIKSQGEGVAQALWLLGVRPRRDAMNRVVDVEVIPLGQLGRPRIDVVMTVSGIFRDLFAPTMNLLDKAVRTVVALDEPLQMNFPRQHVLAQVQQGDSYEESMIRVFSNAAGNYGTNVDFMVLDSQWESARELGDLFVTRKSFAYGHGLEGRPARELMDRALARVELTYQNIDSYEVGLTDVDHYFEYLGGVTQAVEQRSGKRPRVFLCDGLAMQPKIRSLEETLKLETRTKTLNPKWYEGMLEHGYSGVAQIERHVSNTFGWSATTRAVEDWVYDEISSTFLQDPGMLSRLRQLNPHSTRALVGRLLEAHGRGLWQTDPQVIEDLRHIYGQIEDELEGVSSPLPAKSEILISKSETLFQRNPKS, encoded by the coding sequence ATGAATCAGCGTGATCAATTCGTCGAAACGCTCTACGAGAAGCTGCTGGAGATTGAAGGGCGGCTCATCCCGACCGGATTGCACGTGGTGGGACGCGCGCCGGCAGGGAATAACCTGGTTGACATACTGTGCGCCGTGGCGTCGTTCGACCGCCCTGAGCTGCAGATTCGGTCGCTTCACGCGCTGGTCGCCGCCGGACTTGGCCTCGATGCTCCCTTCGAGGGAACTCCGAAATCCGAATCTCGAAATCCCAAGCCCTCTTCGAGGGAAATTCCAAGTCCGAATCTCGAAATCCCAAACGTTTCGGATTTGGGATTTCGTGCTTCGAATTTCCCCCCGCGGGGGCAACAGGTTGAAGCACTGGTGAAAGCTGGTATTAGCCAGTTTCTAGCCATGCCGGCTGATGATTCGGCTGTTCGGAGCGCGGTTGAGTTCTTTCGACGAGAAGCGTCAGTGCCGCCTGAGCAATCGGTTCGCGTCTTTCAGTTGCTCCAGCGGATTCGCGTTCACCTGGTTGCCAATCGGGAACTCGATGCGTTGGTTGCCGCGTTGCGTGGCGAATACATCGAACCGGGGCCAGGCGCCGACATTGTGCAAAACCCCGATATTCTGCCGACCGGGCGCAATACCTATGCGGTGAATCCGTACAGCGTCCCCTCACCGTGGGCGTTTCAGAAATCCGAAGCGGTTGTCACAACTTTGCTCGAACGCTTTCGCCGTGAGCAGGGACGGTTCCCGCAAACGATTGCGATGGTGCTGTGGGGTATGGACAACATCAAGTCGCAAGGAGAAGGCGTGGCGCAGGCCCTGTGGCTGCTGGGAGTTCGACCGCGACGCGACGCCATGAACCGAGTGGTGGATGTGGAGGTGATACCACTTGGCCAACTGGGTCGCCCGCGCATTGACGTCGTCATGACGGTGTCAGGCATTTTCCGTGACCTATTCGCTCCCACCATGAATCTGCTAGACAAAGCCGTGAGAACCGTGGTGGCGCTGGATGAACCGCTCCAGATGAATTTCCCCCGGCAGCATGTCCTAGCACAAGTGCAGCAAGGCGACTCGTATGAGGAGAGCATGATTCGCGTCTTCTCCAATGCTGCCGGCAACTATGGCACCAATGTTGACTTCATGGTGTTGGACAGTCAGTGGGAATCGGCGCGAGAGCTGGGCGACTTGTTCGTTACACGCAAAAGTTTCGCTTACGGGCATGGCCTGGAAGGCCGGCCAGCACGTGAGCTGATGGACCGCGCGCTGGCGCGTGTTGAACTGACGTACCAAAACATTGATAGCTACGAAGTCGGCTTGACCGACGTGGATCACTACTTTGAATATCTGGGCGGCGTCACCCAAGCTGTTGAACAACGATCTGGGAAGCGGCCGCGCGTCTTCCTGTGCGATGGACTCGCCATGCAACCGAAAATTCGCTCACTCGAAGAGACATTGAAACTGGAAACAAGGACGAAAACGCTCAACCCGAAATGGTACGAAGGCATGCTTGAACACGGTTACAGCGGCGTCGCGCAGATTGAGCGGCACGTCAGTAACACATTCGGGTGGAGCGCCACAACGCGCGCGGTGGAAGATTGGGTTTATGACGAAATTTCCAGCACGTTCCTGCAAGATCCTGGCATGCTCAGCCGTCTTCGCCAGTTGAATCCTCACTCGACGCGCGCCCTCGTTGGCCGGTTGCTGGAAGCGCATGGGCGCGGTTTGTGGCAAACTGATCCGCAGGTGATTGAAGACCTGCGCCATATCTATGGACAGATCGAAGACGAGCTTGAAGGAGTCAGCAGCCCTCTTCCAGCGAAATCCGAAATCCTAATATCGAAATCCGAAACCCTCTTCCAGCGAAATCCGAAGTCCTAG
- a CDS encoding cobaltochelatase subunit CobN, whose translation MKLTVFYVGSSLLAPLMRAEVDINQALNLGLRLKAYNCTLPIRDADWLAVERDIAESDIIFLIHVTDPDNATRLAAALDRHQARHHAVVVINCMPELMRRMRMGRLRGSWFAPRGAQDRSSEALALLRKLGAWMSHFSVRNGRNGARRENQSTNQYLKLVEYIPRLLRFVPATGRLKDARHYLQLFCYFMQPTPTNIRQMLLYAIKHYVPGYHRRITVSPPESHPVVGIYHPDAPALFQSFDEYLAWYNMRGNPKHQIPNPKRLGFRDSDFGFPSKGAFDPEQAIGFLLLRPQLISGAHRHYDALIRACEAEGLSVLPIISTLMDNRQAAQSFFVDAATGQPRVSQIVSLTGFSFVGGPGRNDSAAAVAWLAALKRPLRTVVSMDMQTIEQWSSSRIGLNPVQTTMQIAIPEIDGATEPLVFAGVPSGHDQPEPIPERTERIARRLSRWNRLQRLPRAAVRLGFVIYCFPPNKGNVGTAADLDVFASLWEILRRLQAEGYTVQAPESPDQLRHLVLGDDHAALGQVAYRLPADEYWRLCPYVEEIEAEWGPAPGSINTHGSDILIYGAQLGHVFIGIQPTFGYEGDPTRLLLAESGAPHHAFMGFYCYLNHIFRADALVHVGTHGALEFMPGKQVGLSDRCWPDRLIGDFPNIYLYSVNNPSEGTIAKRRSYAELISYLTPPMENAGLYKELASLKELIMAYRQSPDRHQREQLYGLIEQQARALHLEND comes from the coding sequence ATGAAGCTCACCGTTTTCTACGTCGGCTCAAGTTTGCTGGCGCCGCTGATGCGGGCCGAAGTTGACATCAATCAAGCCTTGAATTTAGGCCTGCGGCTGAAGGCTTACAATTGCACACTGCCGATCCGAGATGCTGATTGGCTGGCCGTAGAGCGTGACATCGCCGAGTCAGATATTATTTTTCTCATCCATGTGACCGATCCGGACAACGCGACTCGCTTGGCTGCTGCACTCGACCGGCATCAGGCTCGCCATCATGCAGTTGTTGTCATCAACTGCATGCCCGAGCTGATGCGACGCATGCGCATGGGCCGATTGCGCGGTTCATGGTTCGCGCCACGTGGCGCACAGGACCGCTCATCAGAGGCGCTCGCCCTGCTGCGGAAGTTGGGAGCCTGGATGTCGCACTTCTCGGTACGCAATGGGAGAAATGGAGCCCGTCGTGAAAATCAAAGCACAAACCAATACCTCAAATTGGTCGAGTACATTCCTCGCCTGCTTCGCTTTGTTCCTGCAACGGGTCGGCTGAAAGACGCCAGGCACTACCTTCAGCTCTTTTGCTATTTCATGCAGCCGACACCAACCAATATCCGGCAGATGCTGCTCTATGCGATCAAGCACTACGTTCCGGGTTATCACCGTCGAATCACGGTCAGTCCACCCGAGAGTCATCCGGTGGTGGGAATATACCACCCAGATGCTCCGGCACTCTTTCAATCATTCGATGAATACCTTGCATGGTACAACATGCGGGGGAATCCGAAGCACCAAATTCCAAATCCGAAACGTTTGGGATTTCGAGATTCGGATTTCGGATTTCCCTCGAAGGGGGCTTTTGATCCTGAGCAGGCCATCGGGTTCCTCTTGCTGCGACCACAACTGATCAGTGGCGCTCATCGGCATTACGATGCCTTGATTCGCGCCTGTGAAGCAGAGGGCCTTTCTGTTTTACCCATTATCTCGACGCTCATGGATAATCGTCAGGCTGCCCAATCGTTCTTCGTGGACGCCGCCACTGGGCAGCCGCGTGTGAGTCAGATTGTTTCGCTCACCGGGTTCAGTTTTGTCGGTGGTCCTGGTCGCAATGACAGCGCGGCGGCTGTGGCCTGGCTCGCTGCGCTCAAACGACCGCTGCGCACTGTCGTGAGCATGGACATGCAAACCATTGAGCAATGGTCAAGCAGTCGAATTGGATTGAACCCGGTGCAGACGACGATGCAAATCGCTATTCCAGAGATAGACGGAGCGACCGAGCCATTGGTTTTTGCCGGCGTGCCATCAGGCCACGATCAACCGGAACCGATCCCAGAACGAACAGAGCGGATTGCGCGGCGATTGTCGCGGTGGAATCGGCTGCAACGATTGCCACGCGCTGCGGTGCGGCTCGGATTCGTCATTTATTGTTTCCCTCCGAACAAAGGGAATGTGGGAACGGCTGCCGACCTTGACGTGTTCGCCAGCCTGTGGGAAATCTTGCGCCGGTTGCAGGCCGAAGGCTATACCGTGCAAGCGCCGGAATCTCCTGATCAATTGCGCCACCTGGTGCTGGGGGATGATCACGCGGCTCTCGGCCAGGTGGCTTACCGGCTGCCTGCGGACGAATACTGGCGATTGTGTCCCTACGTTGAAGAGATTGAAGCTGAGTGGGGCCCTGCCCCCGGCTCGATCAACACGCATGGGAGCGACATCCTTATATACGGCGCTCAATTGGGTCACGTGTTCATCGGGATTCAACCGACGTTCGGCTACGAAGGTGATCCAACACGGCTGCTGCTGGCTGAAAGCGGCGCGCCTCACCATGCGTTCATGGGTTTCTACTGTTATCTCAACCACATTTTTCGCGCCGATGCGTTGGTGCACGTCGGCACGCATGGGGCACTAGAATTTATGCCCGGCAAACAGGTTGGCCTGTCCGATAGATGTTGGCCTGACCGATTGATCGGTGACTTCCCCAACATCTATCTGTACAGTGTGAACAATCCGTCGGAAGGCACGATTGCTAAACGCCGGTCGTATGCCGAGCTGATTTCGTACTTGACGCCGCCGATGGAAAACGCCGGCCTCTACAAGGAATTGGCCTCACTGAAAGAATTGATCATGGCTTACCGACAATCGCCGGATCGCCATCAGCGCGAACAGCTCTACGGGCTAATTGAACAGCAAGCACGCGCGCTTCACCTGGAGAACGACTGA
- a CDS encoding Rieske 2Fe-2S domain-containing protein, with protein sequence MEQLQPSSIATEHTSGQTPQPKPSTTVPAKTAKPATRAATEATEESSKNASASPIAKARRRFTWTFVAGFLAANFLMFLRFFFPRALFEPSPVFRIGSPSDFNLGVDERFKEAYRVWVVRQPDKLFVIYARCTHLGCTPNWNESEKKFKCPCHGSGFDIEGINFEGPAPRPLDRAHIELDATGQIVVNTSRLYKCPPGEPCGFETEGSFLVV encoded by the coding sequence ATGGAACAACTGCAGCCTTCGAGCATTGCCACAGAGCACACATCTGGGCAAACTCCTCAACCAAAGCCGTCTACCACTGTGCCGGCCAAGACAGCCAAGCCTGCGACGCGAGCCGCGACAGAGGCGACTGAGGAATCGAGCAAGAATGCGTCAGCGTCGCCCATTGCCAAAGCCCGCCGGCGCTTCACATGGACCTTTGTGGCCGGGTTTCTGGCGGCAAACTTTCTGATGTTTTTGCGCTTTTTCTTTCCTCGCGCCCTGTTTGAGCCAAGCCCAGTGTTCCGCATTGGATCGCCATCAGATTTCAACTTGGGTGTTGATGAGCGCTTCAAGGAAGCCTACCGCGTGTGGGTTGTGCGTCAGCCGGATAAGTTGTTCGTGATTTACGCGCGCTGTACCCATCTGGGTTGCACGCCCAACTGGAACGAAAGCGAGAAGAAATTCAAATGTCCCTGCCACGGGAGCGGCTTCGATATTGAAGGCATCAACTTTGAAGGTCCGGCGCCGCGCCCATTAGATCGGGCGCACATCGAGCTGGATGCAACAGGTCAGATCGTCGTCAACACGAGCCGCCTCTATAAGTGCCCACCCGGTGAACCGTGTGGGTTTGAGACGGAGGGCTCGTTTCTGGTTGTGTGA
- a CDS encoding cytochrome b N-terminal domain-containing protein — protein MEPDGKNVPKSGVGLIDQVRQDAELLKQKYEEEIALRKADLEDPQNTQLWKSIFRVKHERYDPRTRSLAVLSNVFLHLHPARINRDAVRYGFTWGMGGITFYLFIVLTWTGVLLMFYYHPSKVVAFRDILYLAHDVPFGRLLRNMHRWAAHLMVITTWLHMFRVVMTGSYKKPREFNWCVGVVLLVLTMLLSFTGYLLPDDQLGFWAVTVGTNMARATPLLGHEGPFGPQLGMTPYNDVRFALLGGSIVDSNALLRAYIWHCIAIPLFAAILMAVHFWRVRKDGGISGPAPVMLESEMKPEKK, from the coding sequence ATGGAACCGGACGGCAAGAATGTACCAAAGAGCGGCGTTGGCCTGATTGATCAGGTCCGTCAAGACGCGGAGTTGCTGAAACAGAAATACGAAGAGGAAATCGCTCTTCGGAAAGCTGATCTAGAGGACCCGCAAAACACACAGCTTTGGAAATCCATCTTTCGGGTCAAGCACGAGCGCTATGACCCGCGCACTCGTTCGCTGGCCGTCCTCTCGAATGTGTTTCTTCATTTGCATCCGGCGCGCATCAATCGCGATGCGGTCCGTTACGGGTTCACCTGGGGCATGGGCGGCATCACGTTTTATCTGTTCATTGTGCTCACGTGGACAGGTGTGTTGTTGATGTTCTATTACCATCCGTCGAAGGTGGTGGCCTTTCGTGACATTCTCTACCTGGCGCACGATGTTCCATTCGGTCGGTTGCTCAGGAATATGCACCGATGGGCGGCTCACTTGATGGTGATCACGACGTGGCTGCACATGTTCCGTGTGGTCATGACCGGCTCCTATAAGAAGCCGCGTGAGTTCAATTGGTGCGTTGGTGTGGTGCTACTTGTGCTGACCATGTTGCTGTCGTTCACCGGTTACTTGTTGCCCGATGATCAGCTCGGTTTCTGGGCTGTGACCGTGGGGACCAATATGGCTCGCGCCACACCGTTGCTGGGTCACGAAGGGCCGTTCGGACCTCAACTGGGGATGACGCCATACAATGATGTGCGATTCGCGCTTCTTGGCGGTTCGATTGTGGATTCCAACGCGCTGCTGCGGGCTTACATCTGGCATTGCATTGCGATTCCGCTGTTCGCCGCGATCCTGATGGCTGTGCATTTCTGGCGCGTGCGCAAAGATGGCGGCATTTCTGGTCCGGCGCCCGTCATGCTGGAATCGGAGATGAAACCGGAGAAAAAGTGA
- a CDS encoding cytochrome C, with translation MMAEGLWNLSPTAVPIALLLGIKQLWEILTLPDNIPIAALAILVPFYTWLAVRQARQTDRLIEQLEADKELAKTHHRKIYPFKQGWARELPVWPYLLRVEFLAFIIVTLILMVWSITLDAPLEEPANASLTPLTSKAPWYFVGLQEMLVYFDPWFAGVVLPTLLIIGLMVFPYVDSNPLGSGYYTIKQRKVAILSFGAGFFIWLMLVFIGTFMRGPGWLWFWPGQTWDHSMVVYEVNRNLPDLFPDFIGQTVIGRIVIGVVAIALFYAVSGWAIHRWVTRTEFDRKIFARTSLLQYLTFQFFAITVLIGLPAKMILRLVFRIKYVLVSPWLNI, from the coding sequence ATGATGGCTGAAGGGTTGTGGAATTTATCACCGACCGCCGTTCCAATAGCCCTGCTGTTGGGGATCAAGCAGCTTTGGGAGATTCTCACCCTACCGGACAATATTCCGATTGCTGCGCTGGCCATTCTCGTGCCGTTTTATACCTGGCTGGCCGTCCGTCAAGCCAGACAGACTGACCGCCTCATTGAGCAACTGGAAGCTGACAAGGAATTGGCCAAGACGCATCACCGCAAAATCTATCCGTTCAAGCAAGGCTGGGCGCGCGAGCTGCCGGTTTGGCCATACCTGCTGCGCGTGGAATTCCTCGCGTTCATCATTGTGACGCTGATTTTGATGGTCTGGTCTATCACGCTTGACGCTCCCTTGGAGGAACCGGCCAATGCCAGTTTGACCCCGTTGACCTCGAAGGCGCCTTGGTACTTTGTCGGGCTACAAGAGATGCTGGTCTATTTCGATCCCTGGTTTGCCGGCGTCGTTCTGCCCACGCTGTTGATCATCGGCCTGATGGTGTTTCCGTACGTGGACTCCAATCCGCTAGGCTCGGGCTACTACACCATCAAACAGCGGAAGGTCGCCATCCTGAGTTTTGGGGCCGGCTTCTTTATCTGGCTGATGTTGGTGTTTATCGGCACGTTCATGCGTGGCCCCGGTTGGTTGTGGTTTTGGCCCGGCCAGACCTGGGACCATAGCATGGTGGTCTATGAGGTGAATCGGAATTTACCCGATCTGTTCCCCGACTTCATCGGCCAGACGGTCATCGGACGAATTGTGATCGGCGTGGTGGCCATCGCGCTCTTCTACGCCGTGTCCGGCTGGGCTATTCATCGCTGGGTCACACGCACCGAGTTCGATCGAAAGATTTTCGCGCGCACAAGTCTGTTGCAGTACCTGACATTTCAGTTCTTCGCCATTACCGTTCTGATCGGCTTGCCCGCAAAGATGATTTTGCGGCTTGTTTTCCGGATCAAGTATGTGCTGGTGTCGCCGTGGTTGAACATTTAA
- a CDS encoding COX15/CtaA family protein has product MGTAAVIAIFVQLLLGAAFRHGWLGIIPHLLGAVLVAILLGWTLLTILKHIPSIYLQRPARWTLGLLVVQLALGIAAYFARVASYDDPQPLFYMVSLTVAHVAGGALTLAMAVVIVLRLYRIKIQASEASSQTSDVRNISWSDV; this is encoded by the coding sequence ATGGGCACAGCGGCTGTCATCGCCATCTTCGTGCAGCTCCTGCTGGGCGCCGCTTTCCGTCACGGTTGGCTGGGGATCATTCCGCATCTGCTCGGTGCCGTGCTAGTAGCGATTTTGCTTGGCTGGACATTGCTGACGATTCTGAAGCATATACCATCAATCTATCTGCAACGGCCGGCGCGGTGGACTCTTGGGTTACTGGTTGTGCAATTGGCGCTGGGGATTGCAGCTTATTTTGCCCGCGTCGCTTCATACGATGATCCTCAGCCGCTCTTCTACATGGTCTCGCTGACTGTAGCCCATGTCGCCGGAGGCGCGTTGACCTTAGCGATGGCTGTCGTCATTGTGCTCCGGCTCTACAGAATCAAAATTCAGGCTTCGGAGGCGAGTTCCCAAACGTCTGATGTGAGGAACATCTCATGGTCTGATGTGTGA
- the cyoE gene encoding heme o synthase: protein MIDQDALMKAGLVRLDWAASSRRPMRAVWRDYLELTKPRLSMLILLVAMAGFCLGSRASFDVGRFLWTIAGIGLLSGGIFALNQYQERRVDGLMKRTEQRPLPAGRLHPTEAFWFGALLSIAAIGVLALCVNGLSGWIGLFTLLSYLLMYTPLKTRSPLCTLVGAMPGAVPPLLGWVAARGHFDSEAWLLFFVLFLWQYPHFLAIGWLYREDYARAGIRMLPAIESEGRATSRQIVAFTALLLPVSLLPTWMGLSGQMYLVGALILGSLFLVAAIRMALFKTKWEARRLLLASVLYLPLLFGLMVLNPVGMKFGLM, encoded by the coding sequence ATGATTGATCAAGACGCACTGATGAAAGCTGGCCTTGTTCGGTTGGACTGGGCTGCATCGAGTCGGCGGCCCATGCGGGCTGTCTGGCGTGATTATCTGGAATTGACCAAGCCGCGCCTGAGCATGCTGATTTTGCTCGTGGCAATGGCTGGGTTCTGCTTGGGGTCGCGAGCCTCGTTTGATGTGGGCCGATTCCTCTGGACCATCGCCGGGATTGGCCTGCTCAGTGGCGGCATCTTTGCATTGAACCAGTATCAGGAGCGGCGCGTGGACGGCCTGATGAAGCGCACTGAGCAGCGCCCGCTGCCGGCTGGCCGGCTGCATCCAACTGAAGCGTTTTGGTTCGGCGCATTGTTGTCTATAGCGGCCATCGGCGTGCTTGCTCTGTGTGTGAATGGGTTGAGCGGATGGATTGGGCTGTTCACATTGCTCAGTTATCTGTTGATGTATACCCCGCTGAAAACAAGAAGCCCGCTGTGCACGCTCGTTGGCGCGATGCCGGGCGCGGTGCCGCCCTTGTTGGGCTGGGTGGCTGCTCGCGGTCATTTCGATAGCGAAGCGTGGCTCTTATTTTTTGTGCTATTTCTCTGGCAATACCCGCACTTCTTAGCCATCGGCTGGTTGTACAGAGAAGATTACGCGCGCGCCGGGATTCGCATGTTGCCCGCGATCGAATCGGAAGGCAGGGCGACATCTCGGCAAATCGTCGCTTTCACCGCGCTGTTGCTGCCGGTCAGCTTGCTGCCCACGTGGATGGGGCTTTCCGGCCAGATGTACTTAGTCGGGGCGTTGATCCTGGGGTCGCTGTTTTTGGTTGCGGCAATCCGCATGGCGTTGTTCAAAACGAAATGGGAAGCGCGCCGACTCTTGCTGGCCTCGGTTCTTTATTTGCCGTTGCTGTTTGGACTAATGGTGCTTAATCCTGTTGGCATGAAATTCGGTTTGATGTAA
- the coxB gene encoding cytochrome c oxidase subunit II, which produces MGATVAILIWAVTAATLWMFLSGRWPMPELISLHGQGWDSQYLMTIIIVGIAFTLAQIGLGWCVFKFTDKKPGPATYTEGSAKVETTWTLITAAVFVMLGITGQRVWAHFHLTDPPRDALMIEVTGQQFAWNVRYPGPDGVFGRTDVKLVDDAAGNPLGLDDKDPAARDDVVTQNQVAVPVNRPIRLILKSKDVTHNFFVPHARMKQDAVPGLATFMHFTLTKPGKYEVACAELCGQLHWQMKAFINVMSDEEFQNWLKERAP; this is translated from the coding sequence ATGGGGGCGACTGTAGCTATACTAATTTGGGCTGTCACAGCGGCCACATTGTGGATGTTTCTCTCCGGCCGGTGGCCAATGCCGGAGCTGATCTCACTTCACGGACAGGGATGGGATTCGCAATACTTAATGACGATCATCATTGTCGGCATCGCGTTCACGCTGGCGCAAATCGGGCTTGGGTGGTGCGTCTTCAAGTTCACTGACAAGAAACCCGGCCCGGCCACCTACACCGAAGGGAGCGCCAAGGTGGAGACCACGTGGACGCTGATCACGGCTGCCGTTTTTGTCATGCTGGGCATTACCGGCCAACGCGTGTGGGCTCACTTCCACCTCACAGACCCGCCCCGGGATGCCCTCATGATCGAAGTCACCGGGCAGCAATTTGCCTGGAATGTTCGCTACCCTGGTCCCGATGGCGTGTTTGGACGAACCGATGTCAAGTTGGTTGACGATGCGGCCGGCAACCCGCTTGGCCTCGATGATAAAGACCCGGCGGCACGCGACGACGTGGTCACCCAAAATCAAGTGGCCGTTCCGGTCAATCGCCCGATCCGCCTTATCCTGAAATCCAAAGATGTGACCCATAACTTCTTCGTCCCTCACGCCCGCATGAAACAAGACGCCGTGCCGGGGTTGGCGACGTTCATGCATTTCACACTGACCAAGCCCGGCAAATATGAAGTCGCATGCGCTGAGTTATGCGGCCAACTTCACTGGCAGATGAAAGCCTTCATCAACGTGATGTCAGACGAGGAATTCCAAAACTGGCTCAAGGAACGAGCGCCGTAG
- a CDS encoding cbb3-type cytochrome c oxidase subunit I: MEPTTTIHHHAPPSSFIRKYIFSTDHKIIGLQYYFLALVAAFIGMGLSLLMRIKLAWPTETWPTLAALFPEGFAGGQMKPEFYLAMLTMHGTIMVFFVLTTAPQGGFGNYFLPMQIGAADMAFPVLNMLSFWFTFVGFVVLMAAFFVTGGAPISGWTGYPPLSALGQIAGPGLGLGQDLWVISIAIFCVASLLGALNFISTMLNMRTKGLDLFKLPLTCWAWFTTAVLALLAFPVLLAGGVLLLLDRNAGSSFFLPEGLIVSGKVINRSGGSPILWQHLFWYFGHPEVYIAILPGMGATSQILATFARKPVYGYRAMVIAIFAIGLLGFFVWGHHMFVSGMSPFSGLAFSVITLTIGIPSAIKTFNWLGTLWGGRIRFTSAMLFSIGFVSLFVSGGVTGMVLGQSSLDLFYHDTYFVVGHFHMIMGVAAIFAMFAGTYYWFPKMFGRMMHEGLGRLHFWLSFIGVYAIFVPMHILGVMGHPRRYAQSTAYEFLGSALPLHEFITVAAIIMALGQFIFLFNLFWSMKKGAKAPDNPWEATTLEWATSSPPPFDNFGGRQLVVHHGPYEYSVPGAPKDYIMQTDPPLAVAKH, from the coding sequence ATGGAACCGACAACCACCATTCATCATCACGCACCGCCGAGCAGTTTCATCCGGAAGTATATTTTCAGCACCGACCATAAGATCATTGGGCTGCAGTACTACTTTCTTGCGCTGGTCGCTGCATTTATAGGGATGGGCTTATCATTATTGATGCGCATCAAACTGGCCTGGCCGACCGAGACCTGGCCGACACTAGCGGCCCTCTTTCCCGAAGGCTTCGCCGGCGGTCAAATGAAGCCGGAGTTTTACCTGGCCATGCTGACGATGCACGGGACGATCATGGTCTTCTTTGTGCTGACGACTGCGCCACAAGGTGGATTTGGCAACTATTTTCTGCCCATGCAAATCGGCGCAGCCGACATGGCCTTCCCAGTCCTCAATATGCTTTCCTTCTGGTTCACCTTCGTCGGCTTTGTTGTCCTGATGGCCGCTTTCTTCGTAACGGGTGGCGCGCCAATATCGGGCTGGACCGGTTACCCACCATTGAGCGCACTGGGGCAGATTGCCGGTCCTGGCTTAGGTCTTGGACAAGACTTATGGGTTATCAGCATCGCCATTTTCTGTGTCGCCTCACTGCTGGGCGCGTTGAATTTCATCTCAACGATGCTGAATATGCGGACGAAGGGGCTAGATCTCTTCAAACTGCCACTGACCTGCTGGGCCTGGTTCACGACGGCTGTGTTGGCGCTGCTGGCCTTTCCTGTGTTACTGGCCGGCGGCGTGCTGCTGTTGCTAGACCGGAATGCCGGATCAAGCTTTTTCCTCCCTGAAGGCTTGATTGTGAGCGGCAAAGTGATCAATCGGAGCGGCGGCTCGCCGATTCTCTGGCAACATCTGTTCTGGTACTTCGGGCACCCGGAAGTCTATATCGCCATCCTGCCCGGCATGGGCGCAACATCGCAGATTCTGGCTACGTTTGCCCGCAAACCCGTTTATGGCTACCGCGCAATGGTGATCGCTATCTTCGCCATCGGCCTGCTAGGATTTTTCGTTTGGGGGCATCACATGTTCGTCAGCGGCATGAGTCCATTCAGCGGGTTGGCTTTTTCCGTCATCACGCTGACCATCGGCATTCCATCAGCCATCAAGACGTTCAACTGGCTCGGCACGCTGTGGGGTGGACGCATCCGGTTTACCAGCGCCATGCTGTTTTCTATTGGCTTCGTGTCGCTGTTCGTCTCCGGCGGCGTCACCGGCATGGTGCTTGGGCAGTCATCGCTCGACCTGTTTTACCACGACACCTATTTCGTCGTTGGTCACTTCCACATGATTATGGGCGTGGCGGCCATCTTCGCTATGTTCGCCGGAACATACTACTGGTTTCCGAAGATGTTCGGTCGCATGATGCACGAGGGGCTGGGACGATTACATTTCTGGTTATCGTTCATCGGCGTCTACGCCATCTTCGTGCCGATGCACATCCTGGGCGTGATGGGACATCCGCGACGATACGCTCAGTCAACAGCATACGAATTTCTGGGGAGTGCGTTGCCGCTGCATGAATTCATCACCGTCGCTGCGATCATTATGGCGCTCGGTCAATTCATCTTCTTGTTCAATCTGTTTTGGAGCATGAAGAAGGGCGCAAAGGCGCCGGACAATCCATGGGAAGCGACAACGCTTGAGTGGGCGACGAGCTCACCGCCGCCGTTCGATAATTTCGGCGGTCGCCAGCTCGTTGTCCATCACGGGCCATACGAATACTCAGTGCCAGGGGCGCCCAAGGATTACATCATGCAGACGGACCCGCCACTGGCCGTCGCCAAACACTGA